From the Thunnus albacares chromosome 24, fThuAlb1.1, whole genome shotgun sequence genome, one window contains:
- the LOC122976549 gene encoding 2-oxoglutarate receptor 1-like encodes MDYYEEDRNCTNVDQLMKRYYLPVSYAIIFIVGLVGNLISISIYLTKLRPWKSCSIIMVNLALTDLLYVLSLPFLIYYYSNGDSWTLGDFMCRFVRFGFHFNLYGSILFLTCLAIFRYVVVIHPFSAAQLQRKFWGIIACSAVWVITAAEITPMLTVISLKEHNNKTFCLDFASSIAVDEMWEYGWLLTAFGFLLPLLVVFMCYIGIVKQLVEGPNPTTPCRMRARRVTVLVLVVFVVCFLPFHILRAARIETQKRLSTLPCMVERGVHAAYIISRPLAGLNTFFNLALYTFSGDNFRRAFLSIFYKEPWLAKARSLFHLAIISKENNDMPAE; translated from the coding sequence ATGGACTACTACGAAGAAGATCGCAACTGCACTAATGTGGACCAACTAATGAAACGCTATTACCTGCCTGTCTCCTACGCCATCATCTTCATCGTGGGCCTGGTGGGCAACTTAATCTCCATCAGCATTTACCTGACGAAGCTGCGTCCCTGgaagagctgcagcatcatCATGGTCAACCTGGCGCTGACTGATCTCCTCTACGTCCTCAGCTTGCCCTTTCTGATCTACTACTACAGCAACGGGGATTCATGGACGCTAGGTGACTTCATGTGCCGCTTTGTTCGCTTCGGGTTTCATTTTAACCTGTATGGGAGCATCCTCTTCCTGACATGCCTGGCAATTTTCCGCTACGTGGTGGTGATCCATCCTTTTAGCGCAGCACAGTTGCAGCGGAAGTTTTGGGGTATAATTGCGTGCTCAGCTGTCTGGGTCATCACTGCTGCCGAAATTACACCCATGTTGACCGTGATAAGCTTGAAGGAACACAACAACAAGACCTTCTGCCTAGACTTTGCCAGCAGCATAGCTGTTGACGAGATGTGGGAATATGgctggctgctcactgcatTCGGGTTTCTCCTCCCCCTACTGGTGGTGTTCATGTGTTACATCGGTATAGTAAAACAATTGGTAGAAGGGCCTAACCCAACCACTCCCTGTCGGATGAGAGCACGGCGAGTAACCGTGCTGGTCCTGGTGGTGTTTGTCGTGTGTTTCCTACCGTTTCACATCTTGCGTGCAGCGCGGATAGAAACCCAAAAAAGGCTGTCAACGTTGCCGTGCATGGTCGAGCGCGGAGTGCATGCAGCGTACATCATCTCCAGGCCTTTGGCTGGACTCAACACATTTTTCAACCTAGCTCTGTACACTTTTTCAGGTGATAATTTCAGGAGGGCCTTCCTCAGTATTTTTTACAAGGAACCCTGGCTGGCCAAGGCCAGGTCGCTGTTCCACTTGGCCATCATCAGTAAGGAAAACAATGACATGCCTGCTGAATGA